The following are from one region of the Capsicum annuum cultivar UCD-10X-F1 chromosome 1, UCD10Xv1.1, whole genome shotgun sequence genome:
- the LOC124897808 gene encoding uncharacterized protein LOC124897808: protein MNFDREDIDEYEETVCGLTGMGSYSYAPKKLDLDLKNRPSPPAKPSIEEIPMLDLKELPSHLRQAFECIELKLVEAPIIISPDWTKLFELMCDASGWHLELYGVIRCCVPDVEMLNILEAYHASPIGGHQSSNHTSQKELKSGYYWPHYSEMHMSLFVDMIDIRDKDQSPNAMRCQSVDYVSKLVEPVALADNEGKRVMAFLKKNIFSRFGVLRTIISDGGSHFYNKIFRAVLAKYGVKQHHVATPYHPQTSGQVEVSNREIKAILAKTVNASRQDWTQKLVDAL from the exons atgaactttgatcgtgaggatATTGATGAGTACGAAGAAACTGTCTGTGGTTTGACAGGAATGGGTTcatattcttatgcccccaagaagctggatcttgaccttaagaatcggcCTTCACCACCAgcaaagccatccattgaagagatACCAATGTTAGACTTGAAGGAGCTACCTAGTCATctgag GCAGGCGTTTGAATGTATTGAGCTAAAGTTAGTGGAggctcctattattatttctcccGACTGGACAAAATTGTTTGAACTAATGTGCGATGCTAGCGGGTGGCACTTGGAGCTGT ATGGTGTTATTAGGTGCTGTGTACCAGATGTGGAGATGTTGAATATTTTGGAAGCATACCATGCTTCACCTATTGGTGGTCACCAGTCAAGCAACCACACTTCTCAGAAAGAACTaaagagtggctactattggccccaCTATTCAGAGATGCATATGAGCTTATTCGTAGATATGATCGATATCAGAGACAAGGATCAATCTCCAAAcgccatgagatgccaat CTGTAGATTATGTATCAAAATTGGTAGAACCTGTGGCGTTGGCtgacaatgaaggaaaaagagttatGGCATTTCTGAAAAAGAACATATTCTCCCGCTTTGGAGTACTAAGAACAATCATAAGTGATGGGGGATCCCATTTCTATAATAAAATCTTCAGGGCTGTGCTAGCAAAGTATGGAGTAAAACAACACCATGTAGCAACTCcttatcacccacaaactagtgggcaagtggaggtgtcgaaTCGCGAGATCAAGGCCATTCTCGCTAAAACTGTGAATGCCAGTAGACAAGATTGGACTCAAAAGCTCGTTGATGCTTTATAG